From the genome of Bacillus oleivorans, one region includes:
- the parE gene encoding DNA topoisomerase IV subunit B, with translation MTSTRQRTDYNEESIQVLEGLEAVRKRPGMYIGSTDSRGLHHLVYEIVDNSVDEALGGYGNQIIVTIHEDNSISVEDSGRGMPVGMHKLGKPTPEVIMTILHAGGKFGAGGYKTSGGLHGVGASVVNALSEWLVLTIKRDGIVYQQRFENGGKPVTTLEKIGTTKKTGTSTHFKPDPAIFSTTAYQYDILSERLRESAFLLKGLKIQLIDKRENKEDTFHYENGIEAFVEYLNEEKDALHPVVSFEGEQNGIELEFAFQFNDGYSENILSFVNNVRTKDGGTHESGAKTAMTRVFNEYARKVNLLKEKDKNLEGTDIREGLAAIVSVRIPEAMLQFEGQTKGKLGTSEARSAVDTIVSSQLLYFLEENPDVSSMLIKKSIKAAQAREAARKARDEARSGKKRKRSEAVLSGKLTPAQTRNPQKNELYLVEGDSAGGSAKQGRDRRFQAVLPLRGKVINTEKAKLQDIFKNEEINTIIHAIGGGVGAEFNVEDINYDKIIIMTDADTDGAHIQVLLLTFFYRYMKPLIEAGKVFIALPPLYKVSKGTGKKEIIEYAWTDEELSKATKKVGKGYIIQRYKGLGEMNADQLWETTMNPDTRTLIRVRIDDIARAERRVTTLMGDKVEPRRKWIESNVAFGLEEDGSLLESDEISYSQVNEEVNQ, from the coding sequence TTGACTAGTACTAGACAAAGAACGGATTATAATGAAGAATCAATCCAGGTGTTAGAGGGTCTCGAAGCCGTACGGAAACGCCCAGGAATGTATATTGGGAGTACAGATTCGAGAGGTTTGCACCATCTTGTATATGAAATTGTAGACAACTCGGTTGACGAGGCATTAGGCGGTTATGGAAATCAAATTATTGTTACGATCCATGAAGATAACAGCATTAGTGTGGAAGATTCTGGCCGCGGTATGCCAGTCGGAATGCACAAATTAGGAAAGCCTACTCCTGAAGTAATAATGACAATTCTCCATGCCGGAGGTAAATTTGGGGCTGGCGGATATAAAACAAGCGGCGGGCTGCACGGTGTTGGAGCCAGTGTCGTGAACGCTCTTTCTGAGTGGTTAGTTTTAACGATTAAAAGAGATGGAATTGTTTATCAGCAAAGATTTGAAAATGGTGGTAAGCCAGTTACTACGTTAGAAAAGATTGGAACAACGAAAAAAACCGGGACTAGTACGCATTTCAAACCGGACCCAGCGATTTTTTCAACGACTGCCTATCAATATGATATCTTAAGCGAACGATTGCGAGAGTCTGCCTTTTTATTAAAAGGCTTAAAAATTCAGCTCATTGATAAACGTGAGAATAAAGAAGATACCTTCCATTATGAAAACGGGATAGAAGCCTTTGTTGAATATTTAAATGAGGAAAAGGATGCGCTTCATCCAGTTGTCAGTTTTGAAGGAGAACAAAATGGGATTGAGCTAGAATTTGCCTTTCAATTTAACGATGGCTACTCTGAAAATATATTATCATTTGTTAACAATGTCAGGACAAAAGACGGCGGTACGCATGAATCTGGGGCAAAGACGGCGATGACTCGAGTTTTTAATGAGTATGCAAGAAAAGTAAACCTATTAAAAGAGAAAGATAAAAATCTGGAAGGCACCGATATTCGTGAGGGACTAGCTGCGATTGTATCTGTTCGGATTCCAGAAGCCATGCTTCAATTCGAAGGACAAACGAAGGGAAAGCTTGGAACAAGTGAGGCCCGTTCTGCAGTTGATACAATCGTTTCATCGCAATTACTCTATTTTCTAGAGGAAAATCCAGATGTTAGTTCGATGCTGATTAAAAAATCGATTAAAGCAGCACAAGCGAGAGAGGCAGCCCGTAAAGCACGGGACGAAGCAAGGAGCGGAAAGAAAAGAAAACGTTCTGAAGCCGTTCTTTCCGGAAAATTAACACCTGCACAAACCCGTAATCCGCAAAAGAATGAATTATATCTGGTTGAGGGTGACTCTGCGGGCGGTTCAGCGAAACAAGGTCGAGATCGCCGCTTTCAGGCTGTCTTACCTTTACGAGGAAAAGTCATTAATACCGAGAAAGCGAAGCTTCAGGATATTTTTAAAAATGAAGAAATCAATACGATTATTCATGCGATTGGCGGCGGTGTGGGTGCTGAATTTAATGTAGAAGATATCAACTACGATAAAATCATCATCATGACGGATGCTGATACGGACGGCGCCCATATTCAGGTACTATTGCTTACTTTCTTCTACCGCTATATGAAGCCTTTAATTGAAGCAGGAAAAGTATTTATTGCTCTTCCTCCCCTTTATAAAGTTAGCAAAGGTACTGGTAAGAAAGAGATTATCGAATATGCATGGACAGATGAGGAACTATCGAAAGCTACGAAAAAGGTTGGTAAAGGTTACATCATCCAGCGTTACAAAGGTCTGGGTGAAATGAACGCTGACCAGCTATGGGAAACGACGATGAACCCAGATACGAGAACATTAATTCGTGTTCGCATCGATGACATAGCCAGGGCGGAAAGACGTGTCACAACGTTAATGGGTGATAAAGTTGAACCGCGGAGAAAATGGATTGAATCAAACGTCGCCTTCGGATTAGAAGAAGACGGCAGTCTGCTAGAATCTGATGAGATCAGTTATTCACAGGTAAATGAGGAGGTAAATCAATGA